A part of Homoserinibacter sp. YIM 151385 genomic DNA contains:
- the dapA gene encoding 4-hydroxy-tetrahydrodipicolinate synthase codes for MSTPENPFGQVLVALVTPFTADGEVHWGDVEKHIDRVIQDGADGIVVTGTTGETSTLTDPEKIRLVEVAKDVSAGRAKIITGGGSNETAHAIELYRKSEQVGADGIMIVTPYYNKPTQAGILTHFRMVADSTDLPVLLYDIPGRTGVPIRYETILRLAKHPNILAVKDAKGDLSEVSRVLNQTDLMYFAGDDANALPTLAIGGTGLIGVTANIAPRPYRTMVDAVNTGDLRAATEAHQTLEPLVRATMTHVPGTVAAKYILHGLGRITSPRVRLPLVGPEEWEAAQIEDEIDLVKHIPGVDFSNFRPDRNAAAGGALPKVAGTTR; via the coding sequence GTGTCGACGCCAGAGAACCCCTTCGGACAGGTGCTCGTCGCGCTCGTGACCCCGTTCACGGCCGACGGCGAGGTGCACTGGGGCGACGTCGAGAAGCACATCGACCGCGTCATCCAGGACGGCGCCGACGGCATCGTCGTGACCGGCACCACGGGCGAGACGAGCACCCTCACCGACCCCGAGAAGATCCGCCTCGTCGAGGTCGCGAAGGATGTCTCGGCGGGTCGCGCGAAGATCATCACGGGCGGCGGCTCGAACGAGACGGCGCACGCGATCGAGCTCTACCGCAAGAGCGAGCAGGTCGGCGCCGACGGCATCATGATCGTCACGCCGTACTACAACAAGCCGACGCAGGCCGGCATCCTCACGCACTTCCGCATGGTCGCCGACTCGACCGACCTCCCGGTGCTGCTCTACGACATCCCGGGCCGCACGGGCGTCCCGATCCGCTACGAGACGATCCTCCGCCTCGCGAAGCACCCCAACATCCTCGCGGTGAAGGATGCGAAGGGCGACCTCAGCGAGGTCAGCCGCGTCCTCAACCAGACCGACCTCATGTACTTCGCCGGCGACGACGCGAACGCGCTGCCGACCCTCGCGATCGGCGGCACCGGCCTCATCGGCGTGACCGCGAACATCGCCCCGCGCCCGTACCGGACGATGGTGGATGCCGTGAACACGGGCGACCTGCGCGCCGCGACCGAGGCCCACCAGACGCTCGAGCCGCTCGTGCGCGCCACGATGACGCACGTGCCCGGCACGGTCGCGGCGAAGTACATCCTCCACGGCCTCGGCCGCATCACCTCCCCGCGCGTCCGGCTCCCGCTCGTCGGGCCGGAGGAGTGGGAGGCGGCGCAGATCGAGGACGAGATCGACCTCGTGAAGCACATCCCGGGCGTCGACTTCTCCAACTTCCGCCCCGACCGCAACGCCGCCGCCGGCGGCGCCCTGCCCAAGGTCGCGGGCACGACACGCTGA